One Podospora pseudopauciseta strain CBS 411.78 chromosome 5 map unlocalized CBS411.78m_5, whole genome shotgun sequence DNA window includes the following coding sequences:
- a CDS encoding uncharacterized protein (EggNog:ENOG503P2FG) — MPLKVPEWLDWYKKPEYRDIKEYSAHVNAGERPQSPTPAAIPSRLRLDRILANKTCSPMSLYDFYMYLKYIEFSAENLEFYIWYKNYEASYEKGLTPVHTKEYGAIPSAAESTSSIVKESQAASSCSTKNPENGDDEDADPEKTLHRISQLIVASAMCNSRSCSPAALQLTPDQSNGKSIQITSCTSDSAPATMKLMNSDGQVSRHELDTIIHLFLMPSGEKELNIPAALRAQTLADLQKSTHPSALKPVADHVYGLMHNCSHRNFVRLGVGNGTFETVCVATMLGIANLIAGYVVVMCRAFVPYRGSHTRWEAWAAWPNWWLGVSLILAGLRGSCFFLLLFSKRQRLPWERFDDNTDSVLRNEGGFLKSVSRLMIFDRRLRVKEKYLRRLQRKIVFQSLVGGAIFATIWVAVFIFLPVWKETV; from the exons ATGCCGCTCAAGGTTCCAGAATGGCTTGACTGGTACAAGAAGCCCGAGTACCGGGACATCAAAGAATATTCGGCACACGTCAATGCAGGCGAGCGCCCTCAGAGTCCGACTCCGGCTGCCATTCCAAGCCGCCTGAGGCTCGACCGCATTCTCGCAAACAAGACATGCAGTCCGATGTCCCTTTATGACTTTTACATGTACCTCAAGTACATTGAGTTCTCGGCCGAGAACCTCGAGTTCTACATCTG GTACAAAAACTACGAAGCATCCTATGAAAAGGGTCTCACGCCAGTTCACACGAAGGAATATGGGGCTATTCCCAGCGCAGCAGAGTCGACTTCATCCATTGTCAAGGAAAGCCAGGCAGCCAGTTCATGCAGTACCAAAAATCCAGAAAAcggcgatgatgaagacgcAGACCCCGAGAAGACGCTTCACCGTATCTCCCAGCTCATCGTTGCCAGCGCCATGTGCAATTCCCGCTCGTGCTCACCAGCCGCCCTTCAACTCACCCCCGACCAGTCCAATGGCAAATCCATCCAGATCACCTCCTGCACCTCCGACTCTGCTCCAGCCACCATGAAGCTCATGAACTCCGACGGCCAGGTCAGCCGCCACGAACTCGACACCATCATTCATCTCTTTCTTATGCCCTCCGGAGAGAAGGAGCTCAACATCCCCGCCGCTCTTCGGGCCCAGACTCTTGCCGACTTGCAGAAGTCGACTCACCCCTCCGCACTCAAACCAGTTGCCGACCATGTCTACGGCCTCATGCACAACTGCTCCCACCGCAACTTTGTCCGCCTAGGAGTAGGCAATGGGACATTCGAGACAGTCTGCGTGGCAACCATGCTGGGCATTGCCAATCTCATTGCCGGCTATGTCGTCGTCATGTGCCGCGCCTTTGTCCCCTACCGGGGCTCCCACACCCGATGGGAGGCCTGGGCGGCGTGGCCCAACTGGTGGCTTGGTGTCTCGCTCATTCTTGCTGGCCTGCGAGGCAGCTgctttttccttttgttGTTTTCCAAAAGGCAGAGGCTGCCGTGGGAGAGATTTGATGACAACACGGACAGCGTTTTGAGGAACGAGGGAGGCTTCTTGAAGTCggtgtcgaggttgatgatTTTCGATAGGAGGCTGCGGGTCAAGGAAAAGTATCTGAGGAGGCTGCAGAGAAAAATTGTGTTTCAGAgcttggtgggaggggcgATCTTTGCGACGATTTGGGTGGctgtttttattttcttgcCGGTTTGGAAGGAGACGGTTTGA
- a CDS encoding uncharacterized protein (EggNog:ENOG503PYM1; COG:S) — MHSILVLATLPLAALAALNGRCTGSAATGKWGESGICVRTSTCNSYGGSYKTGACPNDPSDVKCCLVGITPNAATQPCGADSWCTWTSNGCLGRWISERCPGGSNYKCCNI; from the exons ATGCActccatcctcgtcctcgccacTCTTCCCCTGGCTGCCTTGGCCGCTCTCAACGGCAGGTGCACAGGCAGCGCGGCCACTGGCAAGTGGGGAGAGTCTGGCATTTGCGTCAGGACATCGACTTGCAACTCGTATGGCGGCTCATACAAGACTGGTGCCTGTCCCAACGACCCGTCCGACGTCAAGTGCTGCTTGGTCGGTATCACTCCTAACGCTGCCACACAACCCTGTGGTGCCGATTCGTGGTGCACCTGGACGTCGAACGGTTGCTTGGGTAGATGGATATCTG AACGTTGCCCTGGTGGATCAAATTACAAGTGCTGCAATATTTAG
- a CDS encoding uncharacterized protein (EggNog:ENOG503PGBR) — MADPLSIVGAVGSVAGIIDVLSRSISAIATLRTQYKDADLLFMNLTSQLSVLRTGLVKIAEWAETQPEPHYQLKMDLDSVLMCCQILASKLDNHLESLHQGRVRLSSIGKLKLALNGSNIDAIQKMLGQQTATLTLLLAACNTKSLAEQRELLEAPSTRTAIAAMEQDSASLIVHEDRTSICTVETDTLSRLSAIFPFDSQLLTTKVYGRAWRTTFLNRGPKTSRRTLSEATTLLPAETERRMTITIHRVPNRRNSTSNIPIGHPFNSKVKILLLGAGGSGKSTLLKQMQYVWGNQSQMPMSHDKIRIRREVVQELCRFFYLLLFGQEDAVAQLVCGKMDILKDAIALHEMDNFADEDDIIFCDRVVPLIREVWADETWRARAMKNLKKKRSKPPFDVEYFMRHLDRISDKNYVPTDQDLMHISPVVQTLGISRSVFTVGNIPYSVYDVGGSRSERRKWIHEFEDVDIVLFQAPVGAYDERLREDKYSFNMEESLNLFESLVNSRWFSNTTFFVNFTKRDLFEQKVNSGHVPISDFHPEYQGDPGDVKAGVQFFIDEFQTRVEEHPGGSIHMTVLDTTDTAQATLLLQRVVQVAEAKRKSAFI, encoded by the exons ATGGCCGACCCTCTTTCAATCGTCGGTGCTGTGGGCTCGGTGGCAGGCATCATCGATGTCCTGTCACGATCCATCAGCGCCATTGCAACCCTCCGCACCCAGTACAAGGATGCCGACCTACTATTCATGAATCTCACCAGTCAGCTGAGCGTCCTACGAACAGGGCTGGTCAAAATAGCAGAATGGGCCGAAACACAACCAGAGCCTCACTATCAGCTAAAAATGGACCTGGATTCGGTGCTGATGTGCTGCCAAATCCTGGCCAGCAAACTCGACAACCACCTCGAGAGTCTACATCAGGGACGCGTGCGGTTGAGCAGCATTGGAAAGTTGAAGCTCGCTTTGAACGGATCCAATATCGACGCCATCCAAAAGATGCTCGGACAACAGACGGCCACCTTGACACTACTCCTAGCAGCCTGCAACACCAAATCACTTGCTGAACAAAGAGAGCTCCTCGAGGCGCCATCCACACGAACCGCCATCGCCGCGATGGAGCAGGACTCGGCCTCTCTGATCGTGCACGAAGACAGAACTTCAATATGCACCGTGGAGACTGACACCCTGTCGAGACTCTCTGCCATCTTCCCATTCGACAGCCAACTGCTCACCACAAAGGTTTACGGTCGTGCCTGGAGAACAACCTTCTTGAACCGTGGTCCAAAAACATCCCGACGAACATTGTCTGAAGCAACGACCCTATTGCCAGCTGAAACCGaaaggaggatgacgataaCGATACACCGAGTCCCCAACAGAAGGAACAGTACTAGCAACATCCCCATCGGCCATCCTTTCAATTCGAAAGTCAAAATCCTGCTTTTAGGAGCTGGGGGTTCAGGCAAGAGCACGCTGTTGAAACAAATGCAGTATGTCTGGGGCAACCAGAGTCAAATGCCGATGTCTCATGACAAAATCCGCATTAGACGTGAAGTTGTCCAGGAACTTTGTCGCTTTTTCTATTTACTCCTGTTTGGCCAGGAAGACGCTGTGGCTCAATTGGTGTGTGGAAAAATG GACATCCTCAAAGACGCCATCGCTCTTCATGAGATGGACAACTTTGCAGATGAGGATGATATCATCTTTTGTGATCGGGTGGTTCCGCTAATCCGCGAGGTTTGGGCTGATGAGACCTGGCGCGCTCGTGCAATGAAGAAcctcaagaagaaaaggtcAAAGCCGCCATTTGATGTTGAATA TTTCATGCGCCATCTTGATCGAATTTCTGACAAAAACTACGTGCCAACTGACCAGGACTTGATGCACATTTCACCAGTGGTCCAAACACTAGGCATCTCACGCTCTGTCTTCACAGTTGGCAACATACCCTACTCTGTATACGATGTTGGAGGCTCCCGATCCGAAAGACGAAAATGGATTCACGAATTCGAAGATGTTGATATTGTCCTCTTTCAGGCTCCTGTAGGGGCATACGATGAACGACTACGTGAAGATAAATACTCG TTCAACATGGAAGAGTCATTAAACCTTTTCGAGTCCCTTGTCAACTCAAGATGGTTCTCCAACACAACATTCTTTGTCAACTTCACAAAAAGAGACCTCTTTGAGCAAAAGGTCAACAGTGGTCACGTCCCAATTTCTGACTTTCATCCTGAGTATCAAGGAGACCCAGGTGATGTGAAAGCAGGGGTTCAATTTTTCATTGACGAGTTTCAGACCAGAGTTGAGGAGCATCCGGGCGGTTCTATCCATATGACTGTTCTTGATACGACCGACACAGCTCAGGCGACATTGTTGTTGCAAAGGGTTGTTCAAGTGGCTGAGGCGAAAAGGAAGTCTGCCTTTATTTGA
- the NMT1 gene encoding glycylpeptide N-tetradecanoyltransferase (EggNog:ENOG503NV5E; MEROPS:MER0210990; BUSCO:EOG09261SS1; COG:H), translating to MSTESKEVDPTKEQEKAAEALVNLSSAKGTTAESEGESGSEAEETQQAGANTEAPAKKKKKSKKKKAKQALAQALGGGPPKELTAADVEADPKKAIAGLSNDQIAEFLTLNPALRNELLGAQDAPGSSDNTAKAIEAFKKLKLQDIMTGLATSGKNRKDMASYKFWSTQPVPQFDEEPKLIEEGPVRVQKVEDIPTEPIELALPQFRWVTMDLTDERQLEEVEKLLYGHYVEDDEAMFRFKYSGSLLRWSLLSPGWRKEWHVGIRTGDTLCAFISAIPTQMRIRDKILQSSEVNFLCIHKKLRGKRLAPVLIKEITRRINLDGIWQAIYTGGIVLPRPVSTCRYYHRALNWMKLYEVGFSPCPTNSTPKLQDIRFRVPENTSTRGLREMEARDLNAVQVLVEAYLKRFDLTPVWSKEEVSHWLLHNKEAPGERVIWSYVVEGDDGKITDFFSFYCLESSVIRSKKHSAIRAAYLFYYASDVALKSPDDRPALKARLNALMADMLILAKKAKFDVFNALSLMDNSLFLEQQKFHPGDGQLHYYLFNYKANPVHGGVNKRNLLEENTTLDPQLGIPTVAETLAHPAFPTAIWNLEPDRKGLCPVAEGRGGPFGINWEVHGDGPIKLVFIMGLGGLLTGWQRQTYHFGHLNRERYSVLVFDNRGVGGSGKPLMRYSSREMARDVYDLVTSEEVGFLKTGEEKRCLHVVGISLGGMIAQEFACLYPGTISSLGLCCTATEIKNYELTWLENIKSRLGMLMPKSPDESVAGVARQIFAHGWLPLPDDAEVPVAGKDPKVLPPAGTDLKEYGRFESNAQRFVAQEMHKRMDKERFGLKGFLLQLIAAGWHYKSEKQLQEMADKVGRERILVMHGTEDGMISSPHGEVLMEWLKPGKGLVVEGMGHAPSMERTKWFNELIGEWCEMGERLDGRA from the exons ATGTCGACCGAATCGAAAGAGGTCGACCCGaccaaggagcaggagaaggctgctgaAGCTCTCGTCAACCTAAGCTCTGCCAAGGGCACCACAGCCGAGTCGGAAGGGGAGTCGGGGTCCGAAGCGGAGGAGACACAACAAGCAGGCGCAAACACAGAAGCTCccgcaaagaagaagaagaagagcaagaagaaaaaggccaAACAAGCTCTTGCTCAAGCCCTCGGCGGAGGCCCTCCCAAAGAGCTGACCGCCGCCGATGTCGAGGCCGACCCCAAGAAGGCCATCGCGGGCCTCTCAAACGACCAGATCGCTGAattcctcaccctcaaccctGCCTTGCGGAATGAACTTCTCGGCGCACAGGATGCCCCGGGCTCGTCGGACAACACGGCCAAAGCCATCGAAGccttcaagaagctcaagttACAGGATATCATGACCGGGTTGGCAACGAGTGGCAAGAACCGCAAGGATATGGCTTCGTACAAGTTCTGGAGCACACAACCAGTACCTCAGTTCGATGAGGAGCCCAAGCTCATCGAGGAGGGTCCCGTCAGAGTCCAAAAAGTGGAGGACATTCCAACCGAACCCATTGAACTTGCGCTTCCACAGTTCCGCTGGGTCACGATGGATCTCACGGACGAGAGGCAGTTGGAAGAGGTAGAGAAGCTTCTGTATGGTCACTAcgtggaggatgacgaggccATGTTTAGGTTCAAGTACTCTGGCTCTCTGCTGAGGTGGTCTTTGCTGTCTCCGGGATGGCGCAAGGAATGGCACGTTGGGATTCGCACTGGCGATACCCTTTGCGCTTTCATTTCTGCCATCCCAACCCAGATGCGGATACGGGACAAGATTCTTCAAAGCTCCGAGGTCAACTTCCTCTGCATTCACAAGAAGCTCAGAGGGAAGCGCCTTGCGCCAGTGCTCATCAAGGAGATTACACGGCGCATCAACCTTGATGGCATCTGGCAGGCCATTTACACGGGTGGCATTGTCCTCCCTCGGCCAGTTAGTACCTGCCGATACTACCACCGCGCCTTGAACTGGATGAAGCTGTATGAGGTTGGCTTCAGCCCATGCCCAACCAACAGCACCCCCAAGTTGCAAGATATTAGGTTCAGGGTCCCCGAGAACACGTCGACTCGTGGGCTCCGTGAGATGGAAGCCAGGGATCTCAACGCGGTGCAGGTTCTCGTCGAGGCGTACCTGAAGCGCTTTGATCTGACTCCAGTGTGGTCCAAGGAAGAGGTGTCGCATTGGTTGTTGCATAACAAAGAGGCGCCTGGTGAGCGTGTGATTTGGTCATATGTTGTTGAG GGCGACGACGGCAAAATCAccgacttcttctccttctaCTGCCTCGAGTCGTCGGTCATCCGGTCCAAGAAGCACTCTGCCATTCGCGCCGCCTACCTCTTCTACTACGCCTCGGATGTTGCTCTCAAGAGCCCTGACGACCGCCCGGCCCTCAAGGCTCGTCTTAATGCCCTCATGGCTGATATGCTCATTCttgccaagaaggccaagttTGACGTGTTCAATGCGCTGTCGCTGATGGATAACTCGCTGTTCTTGGAGCAGCAAAAGTTCCACCCCGGTGATGGGCAGCTTCACTACTATCTATTCAACTACAAGGCCAACCCTGTCCACGGTGGTGTCAACAAGAGGAATTTGCTGGAGGAGAACAC GACCCTCGACCCCCAACTCGGAATCCCCACCGTGGCCGAGACGCTCGCCCACCCGGCCTTTCCGACGGCCATCTGGAACCTGGAGCCGGACCGCAAGGGGTTGTGTCCcgtggcggaggggaggggagggccGTTTGGGATCAACTGGGAGGTTCACGGGGATGGGCCCATCAAGCTAGTC TTCATCATGGGCCTCGGCGGGCTTTTGACTGGCTGGCAGAGGCAGACGTATCACTTTGGGCATTTGAATCGGGAGAGGTACTCGGTGCTGGTGTTTGACAaccggggggtgggggggagtgggaagcCTCTGATGAGGTATTCTAGcagggagatggcgagggatgTTTATGACCTCGTCACGTCGGAAGAGGTCGGGTTTCTGAAGAcgggagaggagaagaggtgtTTGCATGTTGTGGGAATTTCGCTCGGGGGGATGATTGCGCAGGAGTTTGCGTGTTTATACCCCGGGACCATCTCGAGTTTGGGGCTCTGTTGCACGGCGACGGAGATTAAGAATTATGAGTTGACTTGGTTGGAGAATATCAagtcgaggttggggatgttgatGCCCAAGAGTCCGGATGAGAGTGTGGCTGGGGTGGCGAGGCAGATTTTTGCGCATGGGTGGCTGCCGTTGCCGGATGATGCGGAGGTGCCTGTTGCTGGGAAAGATCCGAAAGTTTTGCCGCCTGCGGGGACGGATTTGAAGGAGTATGGGAGGTTTGAGAGTAATGCGCAGAGGTTTGTAGCGCAGGAGATGCACAAGAGGATGGATAAGGAGCGGTttgggttgaaggggtttTTGTTGCAGTTGATTGCTGCTGGGTGGCATTACAAGAGTGAGAAGCAACTGCAGGAGATGGCTGAtaaggtggggagggagaggatttTGGTCATGCATGGGACGGAGGATGGGATGATTAGCTCGCCGCatggggaggtgttgatggaGTGGCTGAAgccggggaaggggttggtggtggaggggatggggcaTGCGCCGAGTATGGAGAGGACGAAGTGGTTTAATGAGTTGATTGGGGAGTGGTGTGAGATGGGCGAGAGGTTGGATGGGAGGGCGtga
- a CDS encoding uncharacterized protein (EggNog:ENOG503P1U1), protein MGKPTPPAYTPGAGSSADADPDALSLHTPTGGVSDPAFPLDLDAPDLGTDDLPPLYSDIDNDAGSGAPLLPPGTQFGQSADLAPKQVDQNTGVEVFVTSVFEADPKLLEKQINISAAKPPRPFVRIHGTHRQMVEENGKKTEKAVTDFEVSVELTPYLFSDVATQLSWRETRTVENNEKTCRGTVFRKRAPGYKQDIEVGTGPKPTLAEWCHRYCASHATVKCFVLRRRVVGFDEEKLRSQLDALVRSTNYRGSVCITFPVKDEYVFIYNDCWINRWRHTNWIRWIFYLTFLWIFSWPFLYFFTKTFEVVTADWDFSRPQENGRLAYVSMSEDHIYNTWARAISRAVLGKRQACLDHNDLVASHTDGPDVVADVMDAVNAPSFVRRGVTAIAHVNRQLGWGSDWS, encoded by the coding sequence ATGGgcaaaccaacccctccggcTTATACACCCGGCGCCGGTAGCAGTGCCGACGCCGACCCTGACGCCTTGTCACTCCACACTCCCACCGGTGGTGTTAGCGACCCAGCCTTTCCTCTTGATCTCGATGCTCCCGACCTGGGAACTGATGACCTCCCACCTCTCTACTCTGACATTGACAATGACGCTGGCAGCGGTGCCCCTCTTTTACCACCTGGAACTCAATTCGGCCAGTCCGCCGACCTGGCACCCAAGCAAGTTGACCAGAACACTGGAGTCGAGGTCTTTGTCACCTCGGTGTTCGAAGCCGACCCTAAGCTTCTAGAGAAACAGATCAACATCTCTGCTGCAAAGCCACCCAGGCCATTCGTGAGAATCCATGGTACTCACCGgcagatggtggaggagaacgGCAAAAAGACTGAGAAAGCCGTGACCGACTTTGAAGTCTCTGTCGAACTCACGCCCTATCTCTTCTCTGATGTCGCCACTCAGCTCTCATGGCGTGAGACACGTACGGTTGAGAATAACGAAAAGACCTGTCGAGGCACTGTCTTCAGAAAAAGAGCCCCTGGATACAAACAAGACATCGAGGTTGGCACAGGCCCCAAACCTACCCTGGCTGAGTGGTGCCACCGTTACTGCGCCAGCCATGCCACCGTCAAATGTTTTGTCCTCCGCCGTCGTGTTGTTGGCTTTGACGAGGAGAAACTTCGAAGTCAGCTCGACGCTCTCGTCCGCAGCACCAACTACCGCGGCAGCGTCTGCATCACCTTCCCGGTCAAGGACGAATATGTATTCATCTACAACGACTGCTGGATCAACAGGTGGCGCCACACGAACTGGATCCGCTGGATCTTCTATCTCACCTTCCTGTGGATCTTCTCCTGGCCATTCTTATACTTCTTCACCAAGACCTTTGAGGTTGTGACGGCGGATTGGGACTTTTCCAGGCCGCAGGAAAATGGCAGACTGGCCTATGTCAGCATGTCGGAGGATCATATCTACAACACCTGGGCAAGGGCCATCAGCCGTGCTGTtttggggaagaggcagGCGTGTCTGGACCACAATGATCTTGTTGCGTCTCACACTGATGGGCCGGATGTTGTGGCTGACGTTATGGACGCGGTCAATGCTCCGAGCTTTGTGAGACGAGGTGTCACGGCCATTGCGCATGTCAACCGTCAGCTTGGATGGGGTTCGGACTGGTCGTGA
- a CDS encoding uncharacterized protein (EggNog:ENOG503PE37; COG:Q), translated as MSSPKTYLITGTTSGIGLALVQQLLSQSQNVIATGRNIVSRFPSDLVTSHPDNLKLLELDIASPLPHLQSIAAQAWDLFPGGIDVLFNNAGMSAMKPFEEASEEYISQIYTVNLFGPMRLTQAFLPLFRNNRKGVTIAFTSSSSTYTPLPFMSHYSASKSALSTTITSLAKELLPFHISVLAFECGGTVTNLGQPRQSSLSPSPSPSSLLSPPPPPQETPYAQGITSLITMFTRDPPAYMPGSPSKMAKTMVSVINKIQKGEKVPVRLVLGSDAWESVNQNLDETQQVLQEWKHVSWGTDRDGVKGGAEVDYLRAVSIL; from the exons ATGTCCTCCCCCAAGACTTACCTCATAACCGGCACCACCTCCGGCATCGGCCTCGCCCTAGTCCAACAGCTCCTCTCCCAATCTCAAAACGTCATCGCCACGGGGAGAAACATCGTCTCCCGTTTCCCCTCCGACCTCgtcacctcccaccccgacAACCTCAAGTTGTTAGAACTAGACAtcgcctcccccctcccccacctccaatCCATCGCCGCCCAAGCCTGGGACCTCTTCCCAGGCGGCATCGACGTCCTATTCAACAACGCAGGCATGTCAGCCATGAAACCCTTCGAAGAAGCCTC CGAAGAATACATCTCCCAAATCTACACCGTCAACCTCTTCGGCCCCATGCGCCTCACCCAAGCATTTCTACCTCTCTTCCGGAACAACCGTAAGGGCGTAACAATagccttcacctcctcctcatcaacctacacccccctccccttcatgTCCCACTACTCCGCCTCCAAAtccgccctctccaccacaatcacctccctcgcgAAGGaactcctccccttccacatCTCCGTCCTGGCCTTCGAATGCGGTGGCACAGTCACCAACCTTGGCCAACCGCGCCAatcatccctctccccctccccctccccctcctccctcttatcaccaccaccaccaccacaagaaaCACCCTACGCCCAAGGAATAACCTCCCTGATAACCATGTTCACCCGTGATCCGCCAGCTTACATGCCCGGGTCCCCCTCCAAAATGGCAAAAACCATGGTCTCAGTCATCAACAAGATCCAAAAGGGCGAAAAAGTACCCGTCAGGTTGGTCCTAGGGAGCGATGCCTGGGAGAGCGTGAACCAAAACCTGGACGAGACGCAGCAAGTCCTGCAGGAGTGGAAACACGTCAGCTGGGGGACCGATCGGGACGGGGTCAAGGGGGGCGCGGAGGTGGATTACCTTCGTGCTGTTAGTATCTTGTGA
- a CDS encoding uncharacterized protein (COG:S; EggNog:ENOG503NY6Y), giving the protein MEKKRKLPARAAARVEQAAKRRHTDSTPKSVSKSATPTPAPAPEPEPAPVEEVPTPLPKSISAGKPLPTVDSPQPNDLSNKDYQSVTESGVLSESLARSRQQWMSEAIFPKYWSKPVKKKGQIIEEPNNPPKDSMVKLGNVTIIVEPHSFEATMYAVKDPKPPPPPPITQRPVLQYGPPNGVMPPPATPKVTQSAEPPSSAPAPATQPPSQAQTQTKAPSQARPQTQTPTQTPTLPAAQPAGVNSQGPGQPPTPNQPPAPEVSRMTPTIPAALPRPVASPRGMESVLSPGTVTPQPPARPHITAPFGTQPPRLPPSPNPTMVAGAGAAAFPAGQSPALAKPPMNGAPAAPGTPAQGKPAPGTDPIILMLASRAGTDAELRDLMKRVANGEAAKQELARFQAIIDAITAENKRSGSTAGPSAERLLVDGRTVKYFADEVKAILDIVLTSNAKQTSADLRAPNGCDPLIVALVKKALDDIKTREMVRRVSENKTQFSDATDLKLIIDQLRTALKEKEAHPPKTPASVTTPTVAKHTNGVNSSGNNSASSTPVPQTAPQPQQALRSKGPPPPPKPDYSAVLFEFAGGNGDRYMFPKFSILEQIPMSPGAGQQVVASFLVVRRGSKSEYPQADPDQDYYEPLTVRLLAPSGRHLENLFRVVAPQEEVRRYMEGIMETMTRSEYVLLAMRLPRRDGTETGDTEMGGITNGAAKDKEAEMEEREKKPAHQTPSAPQVLWATNPPKIEMTELSSRSRGSGKHPKVEMQELASRSRGLVYNGVEAADEDAQYQSFIATVAGKASRE; this is encoded by the exons atggagaagaagaggaagcttCCAGCACGCGCTGCCGCCCGGGTTGAGCAGGCTGCCAAACGGAGGCATACCGATTCGACACCAAAGTCCGTCTCCAAATCTGCGACGCCGACACCTGCCCCGGCTCCAGAACCAGAACCCGCCCCGGTTGAAGAGGTTCCAACGCCGTTACCGAAATCGATCAGTGCTGGCAAGCCCCTGCCAACCGTCGACTCGCCACAACCAAACGATCTCTCAAATAAGGATTATCAGTCGGTCACAGAAAG TGGTGTCCTTTCCGAGTCTCTCGCACGATCACGGCAGCAATGGATGTCGGAAGCCATATTCCCAAAGTATTGGTCCAAAccggtcaagaagaagggacaAATCATTGAGGAACCGAACAACCCGCCAAAGGACAGCATGGTGAAGCTGGGAAATGTGACCATTATCGTGGAGCCGCACAGTTTCGAGGCAACCATGTATGCTGTCAAGGACCCGAaaccgcctccgcctccaccgaTCACCCAGCGACCAGTTCTGCAATATGGTCCCCCGAATGGGGTCATGCCCCCACCGGCTACCCCAAAAGTGACACAATCTGCCGAGCCGCCGTCTTCTGCTCCCGCGCCAGCGACTCAACCTCCAAGTCAAGCTCAGACACAGACGAAAGCACCAAGTCAGGCGCGACCGCAAACCCAGACACCGACCCAGACTCCCACTCTTCCGGCGGCGCAGCCAGCTGGGGTAAATTCGCAAGGACCGGGTCAGCCGCCAACTCCCAACCAACCGCCGGCTCCAGAAGTATCGCGCATGACGCCCACCATACCTGCAGCTCTGCCTAGACCAGTTGCCTCTCCACGAGGCATGGAATCAGTCCTGTCTCCAGGAACAGTCACCCCGCAACCACCAGCGAGGCCACATATCACGGCGCCGTTTGGCACCCAGCCGCCACGACTTCCACCTTCGCCCAATCCCACCATGGTGGCGGGCGCAGGCGCTGCGGCTTTCCCTGCCGGGCAAAGCCCCGCGCTGGCTAAACCTCCGATGAATGGTGCTCCGGCGGCCCCAGGGACACCTGCGCAAGGAAAACCGGCGCCGGGAACAGATCCGATCATCTTGATGCTGGCCTCTAGAGCAGGGACTGATGCCGAGCTGCGAGATCTAATGAAGCGTGTCGCCAATGGCGAAGCTGCCAAACAAGAGCTTGCCCGATTCCAGGCCATCATTGATGCCATCACAGCGGAGAATAAGCGCAGCGGTAGCACCGCTGGGCCTTCAGCTGAAAGGCTACTGGTAGACGGCCGTACAGTGAAGTACTTTGCGGATGAAGTCAAGGCCATCCTGGATATTGTCTTGACCTCTAATGCCAAGCAAACATCTGCAGATTTGAGAGCACCGAATGGGTGCGATCCGCTCATTGTGGCCTTGGTCAAAAAGGCCCTGGATGACATTAAGACGAGGGAAATGGTCCGACGTGTATCGGAGAACAAGACCCAGTTCTCAGACGCTACTGACCTGAAGCTGATAATTGATCAGCTGCGGACGgcgttgaaggagaaggaagcccACCCCCCGAAGACGCCAGCGTCGGTAACGACACCTACAGTAGCCAAGCACACCAATGGAGTGAATAGCAGTGGCAACAATTCGGCCTCCTCTACACCAGTCCCACAAACGGCGCCTCAGCCACAGCAAGCCCTTCGATCCAAaggaccaccaccgcctcccaaGCCAGATTATTCGGCTGTCCTTTTTGAGTTTGCTGGTGGCAATGGTGATCGATACATGTTTCCGAAATTCAGCATTCTGGAACAGATACCAATGTCTCCCGGAGCGGGACAGCAAGTCGTGGCGTCTTTCCTGGTAGTCCGCCGGGGCAGCAAGTCAGAGTATCCGCAGGCGGACCCCGACCAAGATTATTACGAGCCCCTCACCGTGAGGCTCTTGGCCCCCAGCGGCCGCCACCTCGAGAATCTCTTTCGAGTTGTGGCTCCTCAGGAAGAGGTTCGGCGCTATATGGAGGGGATAATggagacgatgacgaggtcAGAGTATGTCCTGCTGGCCATGCGGCTGCCGAGGCGCGACGGCACAGAGACAGGAGATACCGAGATGGGCGGAATAACCAACGGGGCcgccaaggacaaggaggctgagatggaagaaagggaaaagaagcCGGCACACCAAACCCCGTCTGCCCCGCAGGTTTTGTGGGCTACCAACCCGCCCAAGATCGAGATGACTGAGCTGAGCTCACGGTCTAGGGGTAGCGGCAAGCACCCCAAGGTGGAAATGCAGGAGCTGGCCTCACGGtcgagggggttggtgtatAATGGTGTGGAGGCAGCCGACGAAGATGCGCAGTACCAAAGCTTTATTGCGACGGTGGCTGGCAAGGCGAGCAGGGAGTAg